A region from the Bacteroidota bacterium genome encodes:
- a CDS encoding sialate O-acetylesterase: MPVVFGEPGSFYTKKVPEAKVFNAILFQMAGKHRNIEVVSSKGLNHKVDTVHFDAAAQREFGKRCAEKLLL, from the coding sequence ATTCCTGTCGTTTTTGGAGAGCCTGGAAGTTTCTATACGAAAAAAGTACCGGAGGCGAAAGTTTTTAATGCGATTTTGTTTCAGATGGCAGGTAAACATCGCAACATAGAGGTCGTATCTTCCAAAGGCTTGAATCACAAGGTGGATACGGTTCATTTTGACGCTGCTGCCCAACGGGAATTTGGGAAAAGATGTGCTGAAAAATTATTGTTATAA